The following coding sequences lie in one Silene latifolia isolate original U9 population chromosome 5, ASM4854445v1, whole genome shotgun sequence genomic window:
- the LOC141655963 gene encoding F-box protein CPR1-like: MAAFLPLEPITEILTKLPVKSLHRFKCVSKTWNSIITSSKFIKQHLHQTLISNTNNNIIISNNSIFSSAISTVKLPFDKVNHALNNIPHCPPVYISGSVHGVLLLVDSPKQTLCLFNPSNKTQRLVPPAPSQKPACDDFENLEVFGFGYDSVTDDYKVVRLVEWFDSGSGLCRETSVYSMRNDSWESVNDETSVSYTLEEINAVAVDEVLYFVVISTDYKSVMKCFDLRTSTFSLVDFPELDSDSGKTMSLRSLCGCLCLLVSYHKHRVGLDFEFLYADVWEMNDYKWVKLFSIRKSEICKHCMYLRLVTYSKDMTSVLIEVDSIWFGWYDLVTKKFKRVPVQGLEAVDAPYVAYPCVESLVSAVNNKLESTKEGTRRPKKTIEKMRRMIFCLRDSSLSCDS; the protein is encoded by the exons ATGGCGGCATTTCTACCATTAGAACCTATCACAGAAATCCTCACTAAACTTCCTGTTAAATCACTTCATCGTTTCAAATGTGTCTCAAAAACATGGAATTCCATAATTACTTCTTCAAAgttcatcaaacaacatcttcatcaaaccctaatctctaacaccaacaacaacatcatcatcTCTAACAATTCCATCTTCTCCTCGGCCATATCCACTGTCAAACTCCCCTTCGATAAGGTAAACCATGCTCTAAATAACATCCCTCACTGTCCCCCTGTCTACATATCCGGAAGCGTCCATGGTGTCCTCCTGCTTGTTGACTCCCCTAAGCAAACTTTATGTTTATTCAACCCATCAAACAAAACGCAACGTTTAGTCCCTCCTGCTCCGTCTCAGAAGCCGGCTTGTGATGATTTTGAGAATTTGGAGGTGTTCGGGTTTGGGTATGATAGTGTTACGGATGATTACAAGGTTGTTAGGTTGGTTGAGTGGTTTGACTCGGGTTCGGGTTTGTGTAGGGAGACGTCTGTTTATAGTATGCGGAATGACTCGTGGGAATCTGTTAATGATGAGACGTCTGTTTCATATACTCTTGAGGAGATCAATGCTGTTGCTGTTGATGAGGTATTGTATTTTGTCGTGATTTCGACGGATTATAAGTCGGTGATGAAATGTTTTGATCTTAGGACTAGTACGTTTTCGCTGGTGGATTTTCCCGAGTTGGATAGTGATAGTGGTAAAACGATGAGTTTGAGAAGTTTATGCGGGTGTTTGTGCTTGCTTGTGAGTTACCATAAGCATAGGGTTGGCTTGGACTTTGAGTTTTTATATGCGGATGTGTGGGAAATGAATGATTATAAGTGGGTTAAGCTGTTTAGTATTCGAAAGAGTGAAATTTGTAAGCATTGTATGTATCTTAGGCTTGTTACTTACTCCAAAGATATGACGAGTGTGTTGATTGAGGTTGATAGTATTTGGTTTGGTTGGTATGATTTGGTGACTAAAAAGTTTAAGAGAGTTCCGGTTCAAGGGCTGGAAGCTGTGGATGCTCCTTATGTGGCTTATCCCTGTGTGGAGAGCCTTGTTTCGGCTGTGAATAACAAGTTAGAGTCGACGAAGGAAGGAACTAGGCGGCCTAAGAAGACCATTGAGAAAATGAGAA GGATGATTTTCTGTCTTCGGGATTCAAGCTTAAGCTGTGATAGCTGA
- the LOC141656953 gene encoding F-box protein CPR1-like, translating to MAAYLPLELITEILTKLPVKSLHRFKCVSKSWNSIITSSKFIKQHLHQTLISNTNTNIMISTNYIVSSAISTVKFRFEIVNHPLDHLPNRSPGTITGSVHGVFLLIDSSTKTLCLFNPSNKTQRLIPPSPSRKPAVVFKLVEVFGFGYDGITDDYKVVRLAEWEIFGYFDRESSVYSMRNDSWESVNDETVSYTLQEFNGVAVDSTFWFVMSSSNSDSMLKCFDLRTSTFSLVDFPDLDNDIGEVMVSLRSLRGCLCLLVSYHKYRADPDNKFTGNPFYNHEFLYADVWEMNESKWVKLFKIRKNEIRKDCMYLRLVTYSKDMKSVLIEVDSNWYGWYDLVTKKFKRVPVQGLEAVEDSPYVAYPYVETLVSVVNNKVVSKKGGTRPKMIIKKNDFLSSGFKLKL from the exons aTGGCGGCATATCTACCATTAGAACTCATCACAGAAATTCTCACAAAACTTCCTGTAAAATCTCTTCATCGTTTCAAATGTGTCTCAAAATCATGGAATTCCATAATTACTTCTTCAAAattcatcaaacaacatcttcaTCAAACCCTAATCTCTAACACTAACACCAACATCATGATCTCTACAAACTACATCGTCTCTTCCGCCATATCCACTGTCAAATTCCGCTTCGAGATCGTAAACCATCCTCTAGATCACCTCCCTAACCGTTCCCCTGGTACCATAACCGGAAGCGTCCATGGTGTCTTCCTCCTTATTGACTCCTCTACGAAAACTTTGTGTTTATTCAATCCGTCAAACAAAACGCAGCGTTTAATCCCTCCTTCTCCGTCTCGTAAACCGGCTGTTGTGTTTAAGCTTGTGGAGGTGTTCGGGTTTGGGTATGATGGTATTACTGATGATTACAAGGTTGTTAGGTTGGCTGAGTGGGAAATTTTCGGGTATTTCGATAGGGAGTCGTCTGTTTATAGTATGCGGAATGACTCGTGGGAATCGGTTAATGATGAGACCGTTTCATATACTCTTCAGGAGTTCAATGGTGTTGCTGTTGATTCGACATTTTGGTTTGTCATGAGTTCGAGTAATTCTGATTCCATGTTGAAATGTTTTGATCTTAGGACTAGTACGTTTTCCCTTGTGGATTTTCCCGATTTGGATAACGATATTGGTGAGGTGATGGTGAGTTTGAGAAGTTTACGCGGGTGTTTGTGCTTGCTTGTGAGTTACCATAAGTATAGGGCTGACCCGGATAATAAGTTCACGGGGAACCCGTTTTACAACCATGAGTTTTTATACGCGGATGTGTGGGAAATGAATGAGTCTAAGTGGGTTAAGCTGTTTAAGATTCGAAAGAATGAAATTCGTAAGGATTGTATGTATCTTAGGCTTGTTACTTACTCGAAAGATATGAAGAGTGTGTTGATTGAGGTTGATAGTAATTGGTATGGTTGGTATGATTTGGTGACTAAAAAGTTTAAGAGAGTTCCTGTTCAAGGGCTGGAAGCTGTGGAGGATTCACCTTATGTGGCTTATCCCTATGTGGAGACCCTTGTTTCGGTTGTGAATAACAAGGTGGTGTCGAAGAAGGGAGGAACTCGGCCTAAGATGATCATTAAGAA GAACGATTTTCTGTCTTCAGGATTCAAGCTTAAGCTGTGA